A DNA window from Caretta caretta isolate rCarCar2 chromosome 7, rCarCar1.hap1, whole genome shotgun sequence contains the following coding sequences:
- the UBTD1 gene encoding ubiquitin domain-containing protein 1 isoform X3 has protein sequence MTDGQLRSKRDEFWDTAPAFEGRKEIWDALKAAAYAVEANDHGLAQAILDGASITLPHGSLTECYDELGNRYQLPVYCLAPPANLILERGSDESTEPPEPAASPRREFPLKVRLSTGKDLRLSASVADTVGQLKKQLQAQEGIEPGWQRWFFSGKLLTDRTRLHEAKIQKDFVIQVIVNQPLVPRN, from the exons ATGACGGACGGCCAGCTGCGCAGCAAGCGGGACGAGTTCTGGGACACGGCGCCCGCCTTCGAGGGCCGCAAGGAGATCTGGGATGCCCTGAAGGCAGCTGCCTACGCCGTGGAGGCCAACGACCATGGGCTGGCCCAGGCCATCCTGGATGGTGCCAGCATCACCCTGCCCCATG GGTCCCTAACTGAGTGCTACGATGAGCTGGGGAACCGCTACCAGCTACCCGTGTACTGCCTGGCGCCACCTGCCAACCTCATACTGGAGCGGGGCAGCGACGAGAGCACGGAGCCCCCggagcctgcagccagcccccggcGCGAGTTCCCGCTCAAGGTGCGGCTCTCCACTGGCAAGGACCTGCGGCTGAGCGCCAGCGTGGCTGACACCGTGGGGCAGCTGAAGAAGCAGCTGCAGGCCCAGGAGGGCATTGAGCCGGGCTGGCAGCGCTGGTTCTTCTCCGGCAAGCTGCTGACGGACCGCACGCGGCTGCATGAAGCCAAGATCCAGAAGGACTTTGTCATCCAGGTGATCGTGAACCAGCCGCTGGTGCCCAGGAACTGA
- the UBTD1 gene encoding ubiquitin domain-containing protein 1 isoform X1 — protein sequence MGSCVGRPRGERPPAPRHPRKRAGRNEPLRKERPKWKSDYPMTDGQLRSKRDEFWDTAPAFEGRKEIWDALKAAAYAVEANDHGLAQAILDGASITLPHGSLTECYDELGNRYQLPVYCLAPPANLILERGSDESTEPPEPAASPRREFPLKVRLSTGKDLRLSASVADTVGQLKKQLQAQEGIEPGWQRWFFSGKLLTDRTRLHEAKIQKDFVIQVIVNQPLVPRN from the exons GCCGCAATGAGCCCCTGCGGAAGGAGCGGCCCAAGTGGAAGAGCGACTACCCCATGACGGACGGCCAGCTGCGCAGCAAGCGGGACGAGTTCTGGGACACGGCGCCCGCCTTCGAGGGCCGCAAGGAGATCTGGGATGCCCTGAAGGCAGCTGCCTACGCCGTGGAGGCCAACGACCATGGGCTGGCCCAGGCCATCCTGGATGGTGCCAGCATCACCCTGCCCCATG GGTCCCTAACTGAGTGCTACGATGAGCTGGGGAACCGCTACCAGCTACCCGTGTACTGCCTGGCGCCACCTGCCAACCTCATACTGGAGCGGGGCAGCGACGAGAGCACGGAGCCCCCggagcctgcagccagcccccggcGCGAGTTCCCGCTCAAGGTGCGGCTCTCCACTGGCAAGGACCTGCGGCTGAGCGCCAGCGTGGCTGACACCGTGGGGCAGCTGAAGAAGCAGCTGCAGGCCCAGGAGGGCATTGAGCCGGGCTGGCAGCGCTGGTTCTTCTCCGGCAAGCTGCTGACGGACCGCACGCGGCTGCATGAAGCCAAGATCCAGAAGGACTTTGTCATCCAGGTGATCGTGAACCAGCCGCTGGTGCCCAGGAACTGA
- the UBTD1 gene encoding ubiquitin domain-containing protein 1 isoform X2: MHISGRNEPLRKERPKWKSDYPMTDGQLRSKRDEFWDTAPAFEGRKEIWDALKAAAYAVEANDHGLAQAILDGASITLPHGSLTECYDELGNRYQLPVYCLAPPANLILERGSDESTEPPEPAASPRREFPLKVRLSTGKDLRLSASVADTVGQLKKQLQAQEGIEPGWQRWFFSGKLLTDRTRLHEAKIQKDFVIQVIVNQPLVPRN, translated from the exons GCCGCAATGAGCCCCTGCGGAAGGAGCGGCCCAAGTGGAAGAGCGACTACCCCATGACGGACGGCCAGCTGCGCAGCAAGCGGGACGAGTTCTGGGACACGGCGCCCGCCTTCGAGGGCCGCAAGGAGATCTGGGATGCCCTGAAGGCAGCTGCCTACGCCGTGGAGGCCAACGACCATGGGCTGGCCCAGGCCATCCTGGATGGTGCCAGCATCACCCTGCCCCATG GGTCCCTAACTGAGTGCTACGATGAGCTGGGGAACCGCTACCAGCTACCCGTGTACTGCCTGGCGCCACCTGCCAACCTCATACTGGAGCGGGGCAGCGACGAGAGCACGGAGCCCCCggagcctgcagccagcccccggcGCGAGTTCCCGCTCAAGGTGCGGCTCTCCACTGGCAAGGACCTGCGGCTGAGCGCCAGCGTGGCTGACACCGTGGGGCAGCTGAAGAAGCAGCTGCAGGCCCAGGAGGGCATTGAGCCGGGCTGGCAGCGCTGGTTCTTCTCCGGCAAGCTGCTGACGGACCGCACGCGGCTGCATGAAGCCAAGATCCAGAAGGACTTTGTCATCCAGGTGATCGTGAACCAGCCGCTGGTGCCCAGGAACTGA